ATCTTCATGaataaacaaagaaaagcaCCTCTGAACTTGAGAAAGTCACAGATTCGTGACTTTGCATCTTGAAGCTACTCAAACACACAGAAATGCCAGTACCTGGTGCAACAGCCTTCTCCAGATCTGTAATTCACTTGCAGATTAAAGAGGCAGCTATTAAAGGTTTTCAGTGAAATGGATTCAGCTATTTAATATCCCTCTCCAATCACAGTGACTTTCACCCAAACATGCACCTAAGGCTCAGAGGTGACATGTAAAATGTTGTAACTGTCAGGGCAAAAGGGACAGGAAGAttctttgtccttttctagTGACTGTGGCTTTTGTGGAAAAATAAGGAGATGGAAACTTGTGTCCAAATTTTTCTGGTGCTCCTCAATGAGCAACCAAGGTGAACAACTCATTCCTTGCTTTGACACCACATTTACAGCTCAAACACTGAGCAGGCTGTGCAAACTTAATTTGCTACTTTCAATGACCTTCCGGGAGAAGAGAATCTACACCCACCAGTGTAAGCAAATCAGCTTATGAGACAAAAATTTCTATTAACTCTAATTTTGAGATGTGCAGCTTGGCAGTCTCCTTCCAGTCTTTGGGTCAGGGTTTTCCTGTTTATTAGCAGACAGCAAAGTCCTACAGAATTTGTCATTGTCACAGCAAGGCAGCGACCTCAGAACTCAAGGCCAATTCCCacagctgtatccaggcaccACACAGTGTCTACTGAGCAAAGCTCAGAATTCTTTTTAAACTGTGAAAAAGCCTTTTTGCCTTCCCACCTGAGCCCTCCCCTCTGCATTACCTTGTAGCAGGTGACCTGCTCCAACGGCCGGGGTCCTCTGTTCCCACTGTTGTTATTTTGAGATTGCATGACTCCAATGACTTGGGGTGTCCTCTGTTGGGTAGGAGAAGAGTTCTGACTCGTTAAGTGCATCAAGGATAAAGAtctttgtggtttttattttgttaagaAGGGAAAAGAGCACCCCATATGTCAAATGATCAATTTTTCTCCAaatctgtgtgtgggtgctcagccagctggagcagcagaaagAAGAAATCAAGCACTGAGCTTACAAAGCCCAGTGATCCTGTTTTTCTCTGGAAAGCAGATTTGGAGAGTAGGTTCAGGCTGCTAAAATATCATTGCCATCACGGAGGGATGTCACCCTGATTACAAAACCTGGCAGACTGCTGCACAACTACATCTGATGTGTTTCTGTGTGGCGTGGGAGTGTTCTGTGACATGATCTCCATGTGAAGTTGGAACAATTGTGGGGTTTCATCACTACAATGGCACTCAGGGTTGCTCACTGTTTAATTCTCCCTTCCAAACCCCAGAGCCTGGGTGCCCAATTTTGACCACTTGACAACCTAATCTATTTTAAAGCACCGTGGGAGAGCTTTGAGGGTGGCTGTGTGGGGAGGCAGGGAATCTGGGTaccttttgctgtgtttgtgttgGCTGAGGCAGTGGTGGTTGCTCTGTGGTTCCCATTGGCAGTTCAAACCGAGGGCTGGTTTAGATGGAAACAAGAACATTGATTCTCAAATCATATGCCAACATTTTATCATCAGCTCAGTCAAGTAActccaaacaacaaaacattCAGCCAGTTAAATCTGGCTCACAGGAAACAGACCTCCCCCTCCCCACTTCTCTTTACATATGTGTTGCATATCCCTCTGCCTTCTGGAATATAAATCCATGTGATTCCACTGCACTGATGGCACCTAATCACCATGCCAGTCTCACTGGGAACTCCCTGGAGAGGCCCTGCCCCATACCACAGacgggtttgggttggaagagattCACAACTCATacagttccaacccccctgccacaggcaggaacACTTTGAACTATCCCAGGTTGCCCCAGCTCCATCTAACCTGACCTTGGACACTTtaagggatggggcagccacagcttctctgagcaacctgtgccagggcctcaccaccctcacagggaagaattttttttctaattcctaatctaaacctactccctttcagtttgaaaccattcctccttgtcctgtcactacatgctttTGTAAATACTTTTTCAATCCTCAAATCAGTAAAAATTTGGCCCAACTAAACACTGGCAAATCTCCAAACCATTGGGAAGCACGGGAGCACCCTCATTTGACATGAACCAGACCACAGGGGAAACAcaaggctgcagggcaggcctGGAGCATACTCACTGCATGAATTTACAGGCAGGGCCCTCTGGACAGAATCCCACCAGGTAATTCACACAAATGACTCTCCGAGTGTGCCGATGTCTGCACAGGGGACCTGCAACAGCACAAAGCTCAGCAGTTCCCACTCCATACATCCACATCCCAGCAGAACATGCCAAGATGGAACAGCAACACTCCCCCTTGATCTGCAGGCACAGGAACTGTGGGAGGCACATACCGTGTTTGCAGAAGCCTCTGTCATACCAGGGACAGTCTTTGATCTTCGACTCCGGGTCAATGTGCAAGAATGGACATTCCTTGTTACTGCATTCCCCTGTACCAAAGGCAAACACACTTCTCAGTCACTTGTGCAGGTCTGAGATCAAAATGATTCTCAAAACATTACCTGGATCGTGTAGCTCCCACAGAGCTGTTAGCAACATTTGTAACTTCAGGCACAACAGTCTCACTGCCTGCCTTAACCTCCATGAAGAGCTCCAAGGACTCACCCCTGGTGAGCCAAGTTCTACCAGACTGGAtgatttatgtttttaaaaacaatggGGGAACTAAATCTGAAAGAGCAGTCATGgtaacaaaaccccaaacacttAGTGCACCAGAAGTGTGGAGAAACTACAAATTGCACACTAACCTCAATCCAAGGAAACCTACAAGACTGTAAGTTTCTGGCACCAAGTTGCCCCATTATGTCCACATCTCCAGAGCTGGAAAGCAAGTGCACAAAGGTTTTGCACACCTATGCCCTCTGCTTGCTCATCAACTCCCCAAAATCACAGTCATGCCAAGCCCAGCTGCTCAGCCTACTCATCTCATACCCCAAAAAAGTGAActaaaggcaaaaaaaagcagtaaaaacAGCAGTTTCCCCCTTCTTCCTGCAAGGGACAAGCAGTCAAGTAAAGACACCTACAATACATCACAAATTTACGTGGATAATAAGGTGAAGCAGATCTGGGAAAATGTCAGCCTAACATCAACCACAGAAGAATGTAATGCCATGAGGAGGAGGATCTTCTTCAGACTCCcacacctgcaggagctgcttaCCAAATTTGGAGTAGAAGTAACACTCAGGCATCTTGGTCATGTCATACTCGTGCAGGAACTCGCACTGGTCTCCCTTTTTGCACAGTCCTCGTAGCCAGTGTTTACAAACAACTGTCTTTTCCCCACTGATGTGTCTGAATGGGCACATGCCTCCTGTGGAAgggtgggagaagggaaaaaagaacaaTTAAAGTGTGTCACACAGGGCAACAGCAATCTCTCTGCAAGAGGGGTTTCAGAAGACATCACCTATGATTTTAGCCTTAAGTGATAACAGCAAACAGGGAGTTCTAAAACATCCCTGTGATACCCTCTAATGAGCTTCACAACAAAGTTTCCAGCTCTTAATCCTGGAAACTACAATCCACAGCAACTAAGACACAGATCCACTGCAAAGTCAGCTTATGGCGAGTTCAAACCTTCCTTTAACAGTAGCTTTGTTTCTTTACTTCCCAGCTCCCTTAAAAAATACCATTATTTCCCAATTGCTGCAGATATTCCAACATCCTTCAGTTTCCTCCTCTATCTGAGTTACCCCCTCAGTTTTACAAAACAAGAGCACTATAACCAGTGctggaaaatctgttttcaCCCCCCATCCTGTAAGAATAATTGCCTTTTCCAATATTCCACACCACTTGCCTTTTCCACATGCCGCCTTTAAAAAAAACTCACAGACAGCTGCGCCCGATTCTGTGGAGAGAATAAGGAAACATCATTTATTTTATCAAAGCTTCATGGCAACCTTTATCTGTTTTCTTCTTGAGGGACAGCAAGGGGAGTTTGCAGATTTGGAGGtgcttcttttgcttttcagctgtTTAAGTTCTCAACTGGGTTTTCCTCTGCTGTTAAGTCAGTCctatcacagaatatcctgagttggatgGGACCCACAGGAATCATCAAAGTCCAACTCCTGAACTCTGTATTTGTAATCATGGCATTAAAAGTTTTATATTTCTTTACCAGAAGTGCCTGAAACAACATTAGCACGTTATCCCTTGCAGATTCTGACAAAGAGGGACATTCAAGGGAGTTAAACACAAGTTTAGTAGCCCTGCCAGAAAAACCCAGCAAACTGTGAGTCTCCTGAGTCTGTGTGAGACTGAAGGAAAGAGAGCCAGCCATGGATAAACCTAAAGCAGATGACTCTCCCCATCGAAATACTTCATCTaccaaaaggaaatgaaaaaggaaatataAAGTACTGTGCAGGAGAGTGATGTTTATTTACAGCAACATCTCAACTTTACTTTTCCAGCCTGGCTAGCAGTAACTACGAATTTCACTAAGTAGAAAAGACAAACATCTGGGTTATGACAGAAACTTCACGGGGAAAGCAGAAGTTGAGTAGATCTACGGGTAAGACCCGAGGAAGACGCTCAGATCCCTGCAGACCTCCCAggcaccccagcccagccctgcccgagccccccgcggagcagagagccCACACGCACTGTCCATGCCAGGGAAGGGGAGcggctgtgcccccagctgctgctccacgGCCAGCTCCAGGTCGAACGTGATGTGATCCACGCTGGCGATGAGCTCTTGCATGGTGGCAGCTGGGGGCCGCCGGCAACGGGAAGGTAGGGGCGGAATGGTGGCGGTGTTGgaggcggcgggcgggcgggcccgggcgggcccggcccggcccgctccACTCCGCGCCGGCAGCGCCTGCAGTgaggggaggcggcggcggcagccccgtggccgccccgcgccgcccgcccgcggaATGACGGGACCCACGGCGGGCACGGCCGCCCGGCGGGCAGCGCGCGCGCTCCGGCCAATCAGCGCTCGGGACGCCCTAGCCCGGCGGGCAGCGCGCGCGCTCCGGCCAATCAGAGACCAGCGGGGACACGCCCCTTCCGTGCGCGCAGGCGCCGTGGGTCAGGGGCGGGGTGAGGAGGGACCGTGTGAGGGCAGGGCCAGCTCCGGGTTTGGTCCCGCTCCCGGTGCCGGTCCTGGCTCTGTTTCCGCTCCGCACCCGCTCGCTTCCGGGACCGCGGGCACATCATGGGCTCCCTGCGGCTCCTCGTTCCCCGCTGGTGCCGCTACGCCTCTCCCGCTGTTCTCCGGGCGCGGTGCGCAGCCCCCGGGGTTGGAGCCGGGCAGGCGCCGCTCCTGTCCCGGCCCCCAGGCCAGGGCCCGCTGCCGGGCTGGAGAACGTGCAGCTCCTCCCAGACCTCCTCCAAACTGTCCGGCAGCGACCCGAAAGACatcagtgctggcagctccGCTGGAGCTGCCGAGGAGCAGAAGgatgacgatgatgatgatgatgaaggtgTGGAGTTTGGGACGCTCTCTGATAAATTTTCCTCTAGGAAATATTACCACAAAACCACAGCGCGCTTTCGGGATTTAAAGCTtcgagaagaaggagaagaagaaccAGAAAGAAAACCTCGACGTGGCCCTAAGAACACTCCATACTGGTACTTCCTACGGTGCAAGGCTCTCATCAAAGAGGACAAGGTTTGAGCCCAGCTCTTCTCTTGTTTTTAATAGCACTGATGAAAGATGCAGCTCTGACTTGCTGTGTATCACTTGGTATCTTTACAGAAAGAATTAAGATAAGAATTTCCTGTAGAATCATAATaaaacagtttgggttggaaaagacgtTAAAgacatccagttccaccccttgccatgggcagggacaccttccactatcccaggttgctccaaaccatGTCCAGcttggccttggacacttgcagggatccaggggcagccacagcctctctgggcaccctgtgccaatGCCTCACTTCCCTCACAGTAaaggatttcttcccaatatctaacctaaatctCTCCTCTGTCAGCTTAAAACCATCCCCTGTCCTGTTACCACATGCTCTGCTCCAAAGATCCTCTCCAGCCTTATTGTGAGGAGCCCCACACTTTGTAGCACTTGCACTACAATCTGCCCACAGCTGCATTTATTAATATCCATTGTAGTTGATTCTCTTGCTGCCTCATGATGGATTTTTGTCATCCTTGTAGCTGGCAGAGGCTCTGGAGCTGTTTGAGGTGCAGATGCTGAAGGAGGAGCGTGTCCAGCCAGAAGAAGGCAATTACACTGTTCTCATTGGTGGCTGTGGCAGGGTTGGCTACGTGAAGAAGGCATTCAGGCTCTACAATGATGTAGGTTTAACTTCTCCCTCAAAGTATTTTCTAAGCTAGAAGCATTTCAAGCATTCAGTTATGTTCATTTGTCTCCAAAATGCCTTTGCATTAGTGTTGGCATCTTCATAGCCTGAAACTcttaaaaaagttaaaaaattcAAGCTGTCCTTTTGTAAAAAAGCCAGTTTCAAGTCCTTCTTCTCTTCCTTCAGATGAAAAAGCGAGGGCTGATCCCCACAGAGgccacttacacagccctgttCAACGCCTGTGCTGAGTCCCCCTGGAAGGACTCGGGGCTGCAGAGCGCCCTGAAACTgcggcagcagctgcagagcaaaaACCAGGAGCTGAACCTCATCACCTACCACGCCCTGCTGAAGGTCTGTGCCCTCTGCTCAGACCTCAGGATGTGCTTGGATGTACTCAAGGTAAATTGGTTACTTTTCTCCTATTAAACCTATTCTGTGCTGTGGTTAAAGCTCCTGGAAGTTGGCACGTTGCATCAGGTTTTGATTTCATTTCCAGCAGAGATAATTATAGATCATGTGTTTCTGTTTAATTGATCCTTATTGTCATACAGTGAAATTGTATGTACCAAATACAATTGGTATTGGTACCAAAGTCTAAACTTAATTACCTAAGAGGAGGCAGTTTTGACTTTAAAACTGGCTGGGTGTATCTAAAACTTGTTACATCTATCCCCAGAAGAAGAAGGTGGTTTTTGACTTCACCACACAGGGTGACTGGGAAGCTTAatgctctctctgctcttttCAGGAAATTGTGCAGAAGGGCCATGTCCTCACAGCTGAGACCTTCAGCTTCCTTCTCATGAGCTGCATAAAAGACACCGAAAACGGCTTCAGATTTGCCTTGCAGGTTTGTCCTCCTGTTCTGAAAGGGGGGAAAGTGCTGCTGTGTTTAACTCATCACGTGAATGCATGGAAAGCAGTGGGGTGAGTGAAATGGGAGGAGTTCAGCTCCTCCTTGCAAAAGTTCTGCAAGCCAGACTTTGCTCAGGACATGTCATACATTGGTAAATAACCCTGGATCATCTCACAGGGCTCTCCAGCTCAAGGTCACTGTCCTTGTCATGCTGTACATTCACTCCTTCTCACACAGATCCCATTAACAGATGTGCTTACAGGCTGCTAGAGATGCTCCTGTTATTTAATATCCATCTTCCCCTGTTCAGGTCTGGCAGCAGATGAACAAGCTGGGAATCAAGGCTGACAGCCACACCTACAACCTGATGCTGCGCGCGGCCAGAGACTGCGGCATCGGCAATCCCGCTGTGGcctccaggctcctgctcagcccccCGGAGAGCTCACCTCAGCTaaagctgctgcctggcaggaaggaaaaggtgaaaaatCGGAGGAAGAAGGGATCagagagtgctcctgtccagcTGGATGTGGAAGCTATGGAAAAGCAGTTATTTCAGGAGAGTTCGGTGCAGCCCGAGGAACGGATCCAGCCACAAAATGAAGATGTGGCTGGGGCTGAAGCAGAACCAGCTGCTCCTGACAGCTCCAGTGTCactcacagcagggctggagccttgATGAGGAGAGCCCAGAGTGAGATGGGGCAGGAACAGCCACACCCAAGCCAGAAGCTGCCTTTGTGCAACCTGCCCAACTTGCTGGATTCCAGGGTGGCTGACACAGCTGTGGTTTCCCTGGGGACAGTGGCCACACCGTCCCACAGACTGGCTCTGATGGGGGATGTGGAGGGATTcttaaacaaaatgaaagagGACAATGCAGAGCCCAACATTAAAACATTCACATTACTGGCTGAGCTGGTGGAACCTCAAAGTCCCTCAGAGTCCTctctgctggcattgctggATGATCATAAAGTAAAAGTAGATGTGACCTTCTTTAACACTTTGATGAGGAAGAGAAGTAAACTGGGAGACCTGGAGGGAGCAAAGGTGAGAGAAAAACCTCAGAACCAGCCTCATCACCACCTGATGTCTCAGGGGTCTCTTTTGCTGAGACCCATTTCTCTGTCCACAGTAGAAACTGGGATCTCACACCATTTTTCACAAGGTGGTGCTTGGGTTAATTTCTGAGTATTTATGGATTCTGTTCTAGCATGTCCAGCTCCCTGTCTGGAAAGCTACAGTAAGAATTTTTGGGAAGTGATGCCAACACTTGTATCTTGCAGAgcatgctgccagctctggtgAAGAGGGGACTGTCACCTAACCTCCACACATTTTGTAACCTGGCAATTGCCTGCCACAACCAGCAGGATGGactgcagctgctctcagaTTTGAAGGTAATCAAAGAAAACTCCTCTGCTGcttgggctctgagctgcaggaagAGGCAAAGTGAAGTGTTAATGCTTTTTAAAGACCTGCTGAGGTTTTTGTGATGAGTGGTTTTGTTCTCTGCCCAAAAGAGCAGCTCCAGAGTAGCTGGAGCTTAGGTGGTCTGTCTCAGTTTGTGCTGGCACTGCATGAGCTGCTTCACAGGTCCTGTGATGAGAGCTGTAAAAAGTAAAAAGTgcctctctgccttttccttcctgCACTATTTAGAAGATAACTTGTTTACCCATAGCATTTGCTCTTTGCAGAGGTCTGGAATAACCCCCAACAAGCACATCTACAGCAGCCTGATAGCTGCAGCAGTGAGGCAGCTGGATTACAGTTACCTCACGGAGATCCTGCGGGACATGAGGAACACGCAGGTGCCTCCCAATGAAGTCATCATCCGGCAGCTGGAGTTTGCAGCACGGTACCCTCCCAAATTTGACAGGGTAAGGAGCCACGACTGGCAGGCTGTGAGGGCATAAATATCATGGTTTAATATCTGCCTGAGTGTCCTCTGGGTTTGCCTGGTCTGGTTGATGATTCCTTGATCACTGTTTCTTTGTAGCATCTTGTAGCTCCTGCAGGCTGGTGCTGAAGTGAGCTCTCATCTAACAGAAACTTGTTCTGGTGGGTTTCTCTTTGCAGTACAAGCACAGAAACCCATACCTGGAGAAGATTGATGGTTTCCGTGGCTACTACTACCGCTGGTTAAAGGTGATGGCTGGAGAGGAGACCCCCCACCCCTGGGCCAAGTACAGGACAGCAAAGCCTGGGGGGCAGGACAGCGaggcagaggctgtgcaggaaaagggaGCAGGATGCTGAAGTTTCAAGTTCTTCCAGCACAAGGAAGATGCATGACTTGCTTCTTTAAACTGGCTTGTAGTAAAGCTGCTTTGTGTATCCCCAACCCCCAGTTCTTGCAATAGTtacataataaaatatttccttttgttttaagGAGGAGCAAATACATTTTTAGTGAATTTCCTTCAACTGCTGAGGATTAGATGGGCTGTAGTTTAGCAAACCCTTTACAAAACAAGGAAGAAGCAAAATCAGAGTTAACAGGGGTTTAGTTCATTGCTGGTTTTGTCTGTGTCTGTACTTCACATGTGACCTCTAAGTCTCTAGACTGCTGGCATTCCTGAAGGGATCTGTGCATTAATTCCAGGCTACAGACCTCAGCAGAGAATTCCAGTGAAATGCAGCTCCCATCTGCACATGGTCAGGGAAGAACCCAGACTGGACATTTGGGAACTGTCATTCTTTTCCACACAGCCTTTTAAATGGACTTAGCTGAGAAAaaacccagagcagctcagaatgTGCAGAGCAACCTTCAAGCACCCAGAACACATCCAACAGGAGAAGAGGGGCACAGGAATGTTTCACCAGAAGAACACAGCACTCTCTCAGGAAGGCAagctttatttcaaaataaatggcTACACAAAACCCTACTCCAAAGCACCCCCCATTTATGCACGATCCAGGTGATCATGCTGATGCTTTAATTTAATACAGAAATAGCCCATCACAAAATGGCTGTAATTGCACTCATAGTCCAttgaggagaaggaggagggtgTCCCTCAGAGTTCAAAAAACAAGTTTGATGGCAAAAGGCTtcacccagagcagcctctgcaTCCACAGTGAGTGCACTCAATGATTCTGCCCTGAAAAACAAACATGAGGAGGGTGTTAGAGCcaagcacagccagagcagcaggcTCAGACCTCCAGGCAGGGAATGGCTCTGGGTGGGAAGGGTTTCCACAGTCTGGTGTTATTTCCCATACTTTTAACAACCTTACATGAATGCCAAAGCTGACAGTAACTTCAGCACCAGCTGGACTCCAGTTCTACCAGCAAAGGCACAGGAAATGACCAGGAAGAGCAGCACTAtcccctctgctgtccctgggctgggagaagTCACAActcctgcagggcagaggaACAAGCTGTACACTCACCACTTCCAGCTTGCTTTTGGGGACCCTGCAGATGCAGTTGGTGCCAAAGTTGGTGTCCCGAGTCTGGATGCAGCGCAGGCAGCAGAGGTTCTCATAGCCCTGCTTCTTCCACTTGGCTATCAGGTTTTTGTCAGCATAGCCCTCCTTGATGCAGTACTCATAGAGCTCTGGGGGGAGCAGACAGTCACAAGTTATCAGGAGATACCAGCTGTAGTaaccagcaggcagagctgggcagctgcCAAGCCTtccctccatcctccttccccagaAACCTGCTCccaccagctcccagctcagttCACAGTGAACACCCCCCTCACTCCAGTTTGgccctgccctcctcacctcTGCTGATTGCTTTCCTCTTGTAGAAGAGATCAAAGATGTAACGTGTTTTCTGGTGGTGGATCCTGAAGATGGGCCAGAGAGACTCCACTTTCCTCTTCCCTTCGTGTGGCTCTGTCTCAGCTGGGAGGGAACACAACCACCAGGTGACCAAGTGCTTCCCTCACCCACTGTGCAGTGAACTGTTCCAAGAACGTTCATAACTTTATTACATGGCAGGAATAAAACTGAGATTAATGAGGGAGGAGACTCAAATGAGAGAGACCTGACCTGGAAGAGCTCCTTTAGGATATAAAACCAGTGGTAAGGGGATGACATGACCCACACTGGGATCAGAAATGACTTCACCTTACAGGAGCTACCACACTCCCATGAGCTTCATCCCCTAATCAGCTGTAACCAAACCTCTGTGCTGCATAACCCCAAAATTAGGGACCAGCATGGCCCAGGATCAACCTGCAGCACCACTGGAGGCACAGACACAAAAAAGGTTCCCCTGTATTCATGAAGCAGTTCTTGTGAGcttgttttggggtcccatccCTGAGAACACCCACTCACCTTCTCTCATCTTCTGGTCCAGCTCGTCCAGCGTGGGCTCGATCAGCTCCCAGCCATCCGGGGGAGGCTTCCTGCTCCTCTTCACTTTGGGCATTGCGTCGGCAGCGAGAGGGCCAAAGGGCGAGGGGAACTGCCAGCACTCCCTCAGAGTCACTGGGGAAAACGGAAGGAAATCAATTGTCAGATATATTTCTGCTCAGGTTTCTCTGCCCCTTTCCGTTTTTcactacaaaaataaaaatgagctTTTACGTGAAAAGCTCTGTGACTGCCGCACGATAAGTCAGTTTTTCTCCTCAGCAAAGCGCGGCAGCCGCTCCTTCTCCGAGCTGACAAATCCGGTCAGTTCCCGGTGATGCAGAggccgccggcccggcccgagAGCCCCACAACGGAACCCGGGGCCGGCGGGCTGAGGGGAGGCCGCAGGTCCTGGTTCCGATTTCTGTGAGGACCTCAATCCCTGTCTCTGATCCTGGTCCCCGTCTCTCTCCCCGGATCCTGATCCCAGTCCCTGTCCCTATCCCGGTCCCGCTCACCGCCGCTCCCgtcgcgccgccgccgccgtcacCCGGGGTCCTCTCGCAGCCGCCCCGCCCGTGGCCGCGCCCCCTGGGCTGCCCCGCGCGCTGCCTGAGCAGAGCGCTCCCCgccgcccgcgccgccgccccgaGAGAGCCGAGAGCCGCTGGGGGAACCGGCCCCGCT
This Zonotrichia albicollis isolate bZonAlb1 chromosome 16, bZonAlb1.hap1, whole genome shotgun sequence DNA region includes the following protein-coding sequences:
- the CPSF4 gene encoding cleavage and polyadenylation specificity factor subunit 4 isoform X2, yielding MQELIASVDHITFDLELAVEQQLGAQPLPFPGMDKSGAAVCEFFLKAACGKGGMCPFRHISGEKTVVCKHWLRGLCKKGDQCEFLHEYDMTKMPECYFYSKFGECSNKECPFLHIDPESKIKDCPWYDRGFCKHGPLCRHRHTRRVICVNYLVGFCPEGPACKFMHPRFELPMGTTEQPPLPQPTQTQQKRTPQVIGVMQSQNNNSGNRGPRPLEQVTCYKCGEKGHYANRCTKGHLAFLSGQ
- the CPSF4 gene encoding cleavage and polyadenylation specificity factor subunit 4 isoform X1, with translation MQELIASVDHITFDLELAVEQQLGAQPLPFPGMDKSGAAVCEFFLKAACGKGGMCPFRHISGEKTVVCKHWLRGLCKKGDQCEFLHEYDMTKMPECYFYSKFGECSNKECPFLHIDPESKIKDCPWYDRGFCKHGPLCRHRHTRRVICVNYLVGFCPEGPACKFMQGHPKSLESCNLKITTVGTEDPGRWSRSPATSVVKKVIMPTDAPKDTWPFSVDSEGAAGRCKGAVTTEERFLPSTMSGAINQVVFLMPLLKELVRGWLLLSNIFVIVPNFF
- the PTCD1 gene encoding pentatricopeptide repeat-containing protein 1, mitochondrial encodes the protein MGSLRLLVPRWCRYASPAVLRARCAAPGVGAGQAPLLSRPPGQGPLPGWRTCSSSQTSSKLSGSDPKDISAGSSAGAAEEQKDDDDDDDEGVEFGTLSDKFSSRKYYHKTTARFRDLKLREEGEEEPERKPRRGPKNTPYWYFLRCKALIKEDKLAEALELFEVQMLKEERVQPEEGNYTVLIGGCGRVGYVKKAFRLYNDMKKRGLIPTEATYTALFNACAESPWKDSGLQSALKLRQQLQSKNQELNLITYHALLKVCALCSDLRMCLDVLKEIVQKGHVLTAETFSFLLMSCIKDTENGFRFALQVWQQMNKLGIKADSHTYNLMLRAARDCGIGNPAVASRLLLSPPESSPQLKLLPGRKEKVKNRRKKGSESAPVQLDVEAMEKQLFQESSVQPEERIQPQNEDVAGAEAEPAAPDSSSVTHSRAGALMRRAQSEMGQEQPHPSQKLPLCNLPNLLDSRVADTAVVSLGTVATPSHRLALMGDVEGFLNKMKEDNAEPNIKTFTLLAELVEPQSPSESSLLALLDDHKVKVDVTFFNTLMRKRSKLGDLEGAKSMLPALVKRGLSPNLHTFCNLAIACHNQQDGLQLLSDLKRSGITPNKHIYSSLIAAAVRQLDYSYLTEILRDMRNTQVPPNEVIIRQLEFAARYPPKFDRYKHRNPYLEKIDGFRGYYYRWLKVMAGEETPHPWAKYRTAKPGGQDSEAEAVQEKGAGC
- the BUD31 gene encoding protein BUD31 homolog — protein: MPKVKRSRKPPPDGWELIEPTLDELDQKMREAETEPHEGKRKVESLWPIFRIHHQKTRYIFDLFYKRKAISRELYEYCIKEGYADKNLIAKWKKQGYENLCCLRCIQTRDTNFGTNCICRVPKSKLEVGRIIECTHCGCRGCSG